The DNA region AGAGAGCTCTACAAAGGGTTTAGAATCGAAGAAGTTGGGGTGAGATATACGCTAAACCAAGCGCATTCAAAAATTAAGAGCGAGTTACTCATCTTTAATTTTTAAAGATCTTCAATGCTCTTTAAAGGGTCTTTTAACCCTCTTTAAACAGAGGGGAGGCTTAAAAAATCATTGCAAAAATTATCGCCTTCTTCAGAAATCCCACAATAAAACCAAAACGCTTCAGAACCAAAATCAAAAAGCTCATCAAAAATAAAAGGTAGCTCTTCTTGAAGCTCTTTTTTATCCAAAAGTTTTTTTTCTTTGCATCTCTTTTTGAGTTCAGTAAGGATTTTTTTGATTGACTCATCTCTCACATCTTTCATTAGAAAACCGCTCTTGCTTTCTTTTATAAAAAGTCCTAATAGGGCGTCTTTGAAGCTAAAGAAGCTGTTTGCAATCACTCTGAAAAAATCTAAAAACTCCGTTTTATTTTCTGAAAGAATCAGATTGCAAGAAGACATTCTTTTTAAGACTTCAGGGAAATCAGAGCAGGCTTTATAAAGCTCTTCTTGTTTGGCTTGACTTAAAGGCAATCCTTTGATGGTTTTTCTAAATTCATATATGCTCCTTTATTTTTTATAAGATGATGTTAGCTCCACTCAGCTGTGTGTTGGCTGTGGTTGGATTTAATTATTTATAAATAGTAATATTTTTTCTAAAAGAGAGAAAAACTCTTATAATTTGTAAATAAAAAATTAAGGAGCAAAAATGATTTATTTCGAAGCACACGAAATTTTTGAGAAAATAAAAGACATCTTGGCGACTGATGGTATTTTAACCCCTAAAGACGTCGATGTTGCAAAAGCTTTGGGAATCAATGCAAACAGCTTTTATCAAAAAAAGTTTAAAAACTCAATCCCCTATAAGGAAGTGATGAACTTTTTGCACGGCAGGAGAATTTCCATCAACCATTTCTTTTATGGGACTGATCCGAACGATTGTCTTGAATCGTTTGAGCGTTATAAAATATTAAAGCTTTATACGGCAAACGGGAGTTGTGGATATGGAAGCGAAAACGAGAGGATTGAATATAAGGAGCTCCTGTTTGATGAGAGGGCTTTAGAATTGCTGGATTCCAAAGGCTTTAGCGAAATCATTTATGCAGTGGGCGATTCGATGGAGCCTGAAATCAAAGACAGGGGGTTGTGTTTTTTAGACAGAACCGATCGCCATATCAAACAGGGAAAAACCTATGTTATTAGCACCATAGACGGACTTTTTATTAAACGTTGTTTTAAAAGAGAGAAAGAGTTGGAGTTGGTGAGTTTTAATGAAGCTTACGAATCAATGTTCTATGACTTTAAAGACGTTTCGATACTTGGCAGGGTAAAAGGGGTCTTGCAACGAGTGTGAAGAATTTTAGAAATCCATAAGCCGATTCGTTTAGGCAAAATTAAGTTGTAAATTTGCCACATAAAACAAAAGCGGTGGGCGTCACTTTGATTTTAAGCTGCAAATGACTTTTATTTTATGTGGCGTTTTACATTTTGAATGTGGGCGTGTTGTTTTTGATGAGCTTTTCACAAACCTTTCAAGGTCTTTTGATGATGTCGTTGTTGGTCGGGTTGTGTGCATCTGCTATTCAAATGATTGTGCCTTTTGGCGCTTCGATGGCTCCTGAAAATGTTCGTGGGGCAACTATTGGAACAATTATGAGTGGGTTGCTTTTTGGAATTATGCTTGCCCGTCCTTTATCAAGCTTTTTTTCAGGTTTTATCGGTTGGAATGGGGTGTTTCAGATTTCAGGTGGATTGATTTTTGTATTGGCGATTATTTTTTTATTTGCATTGCCTCTAAAATCCCCCTCGGGCAAAATGAGT from Helicobacter sp. 12S02232-10 includes:
- a CDS encoding S24 family peptidase produces the protein MIYFEAHEIFEKIKDILATDGILTPKDVDVAKALGINANSFYQKKFKNSIPYKEVMNFLHGRRISINHFFYGTDPNDCLESFERYKILKLYTANGSCGYGSENERIEYKELLFDERALELLDSKGFSEIIYAVGDSMEPEIKDRGLCFLDRTDRHIKQGKTYVISTIDGLFIKRCFKREKELELVSFNEAYESMFYDFKDVSILGRVKGVLQRV